In Onychostoma macrolepis isolate SWU-2019 chromosome 06, ASM1243209v1, whole genome shotgun sequence, one DNA window encodes the following:
- the tgm2b gene encoding protein-glutamine gamma-glutamyltransferase 2 yields MALDIGTWDLACQFNNTDHHTELNGTDRLIVRRGQAFTVSLYLNSGSYQPGYSQLHITAETGPQPEEQYGTRAVFGLSNEINDTCWSAAVSSPPGDTVCLSVCAAPDAPIGRYVLTLDGRIQFDFILLFNPWCPRDVVYMDSEEKLAEYVLAQDGIIFRGDAEYPVPLAWYFGQFEEGILDACLRILDINPKHRRNPGKDCSGRRNVIYVTRVLSAMINSNDRDYGVLEGCWKDTFDGGVSPMSWRGSVQILRTWNSTSCLPVRYGQCWVFAAVACSVSRALGIPCRVITNYYSAHDTNSNLVIERYVNEKGETDNSTTRDMIWNYHCWVESWMTRPDLPPGFDGWQASDPTPQEKSEGVFCCGPVPVRAIKEGELTLKYDASFVFAEVNADLVYTLKYKDGSTRKIVNDQKVGQKISTKSVGRDEREDITHLYKYPEGSAEERQVFEKANHQNKLLQQKGNPGLHITIKLSLGIRKGCDFDVFAIVSNNTEENKKCRLVFASRAVSYNGVIGRECGFKDLLNVELSPGGERKVPLKLNYSKYCNNLTEDNLIRLGALLIDYSTKEAVMAMRDVVLDDPEIKIRILGEPKEKRKLAAELTLQNPLPEPLQGCCFTIEGANLTGSSCITEKLESPIEPGQEAKVKIYFTPTQSGLRKLVVDFDSDKLGHVRGYKNVIIGK; encoded by the exons CTCTGGACATCGGCACCTGGGATCTGGCGTGTCAGTTCAATAACACTGATCACCACACGGAGCTGAACGGCACTGACCGGCTGATCGTACGGAGAGGACAGGCCTTCACCGTCAGCCTGTACCTGAACTCCGGCTCTTACCAGCCCGGATACAGCCAGCTGCACATCACTGCAGAGACGG GCCCTCAGCCGGAGGAGCAGTATGGCACCAGGGCCGTGTTTGGTCTCAGTAATGAGATCAACGACACGTGCTGGAGTGCGGCGGTGAGCAGTCCGCCCGGAGACactgtttgtctttctgtctgcGCCGCTCCTGACGCTCCCATCGGCCGGTACGTCCTGACTCTAGATGGGCGCATCCAGTTCGACTTCATACTGCTCTTCAATCCCTGGTGCCCAA GAGATGTGGTCTACATGGACAGCGAGGAGAAACTGGCCGAGTACGTTCTGGCCCAGGATGGGATCATCTTCAGGGGCGACGCCGAATACCCAGTCCCTTTGGCCTGGTATTTTGGACAG TTCGAGGAGGGCATACTGGATGCTTGTTTGAGAATCCTGGACATAAACCCTAAACACAGAAGGAACCCTGGGAAGGACTGTTCTGGACGCAGAAACGTCATTTATGTCACAAGAGTGCTGAGTGCTATG ATCAACAGCAATGACCGGGACTACGGCGTGCTGGAGGGCTGCTGGAAGGACACGTTTGACGGCGGCGTGAGCCCCATGTCCTGGAGAGGAAGCGTTCAGATCCTGAGGACGTGGAACAGCACTTCCTGTCTGCCGGTGCGCTACGGCCAGTGCTGGGTCTTTGCAGCCGTTGCCTGTTCAG TGTCTCGCGCTCTGGGAATCCCATGCAGGGTGATAACAAACTACTATTCTGCCCATGATACCAACAGCAACCTTGTTATCGAGCGCTATGTCAACGAGAAAGGTGAAACAGACAACAGCACCACCAGAGATATGATATG GAACTACCACTGCTGGGTCGAGAGCTGGATGACGCGACCCGATCTCCCGCCGGGTTTTGACGGCTGGCAGGCCAGTGACCCGACGCCACAGGAGAAAAGTGAAG GCGTTTTCTGCTGCGGGCCGGTTCCTGTGCGGGCGATAAAAGAGGGCGAGCTCACCCTCAAATACGACGCTTCGTTTGTGTTCGCAGAGGTGAACGCAGACTTGGTGTACACCCTGAAATATAAAGATGGGAGCACAAGGAAAATCGTGAATGACCAAAAAGTAGGGCAGAAGATCAGCACCAAGAGCGTAGGCCGAGATGAGAGAGAAGACATCACACACCTGTACAAATATCCTGAAG GTTCTGCGGAGGAGAGGCAGGTTTTCGAGAAGGCAAACCACCAGAACAAGCTGCTTCAGCAGAAAGGCAACCCTGGGCTGCACATCACCATCAAGCTGTCGCTGGGCATCAGGAAGGGCTGTGACTTTGACGTGTTTGCAATAGTGAGTAATAACACCGAGGAGAATAAGAAGTGCCGTCTGGTGTTTGCGTCACGCGCCGTGTCGTATAACGGCGTCATCGGCCGCGAGTGCGGCTTCAAGGACCTGCTGAATGTGGAACTGTCACCTGGAGGAG AGAGGAAGGTTCCTCTGAAGCTGAACTacagtaaatactgtaataatctAACGGAGGACAATCTCATCCGTCTGGGCGCTCTGCTGATCGACTACAGCACGAAGGAAGCCGTCATGGCCATGCGTGACGTTGTGCTGGATGACCCCGAGATCAAAATCAGG ATTCTGGGAGAACCCAAAGAGAAGCGTAAGCTGGCGGCGGAGCTCACCCTACAGAACCCGCTGCCAGAGCCCTTACAAGGCTGCTGCTTCACCATCGAGGGCGCAAACCTCACCGGCAGCAGCTGCATCACAGAGAA ACTGGAGTCGCCCATTGAACCCGGGCAGGAGGCCAAAGTCAAAATCTACTTCACTCCCACTCAGTCGGGCCTGCGCAAACTCGTGGTGGATTTTGACAGCGACAAGCTGGGCCACGTTAGAGGATACAAGAACGTTATCATCGGGAAATGA